A section of the Bradyrhizobium oligotrophicum S58 genome encodes:
- a CDS encoding calcium-binding protein gives MIDLGDGDDTLKSNGKGTIVKTGRGNDKIEISHNGQLLVEDASTDDRMTSYRHVLTGAVRWGGSEDPYAYDIYGNKYGRNKQDDLIIIDHEGNSTFIPHFNFGLTGYNLTAGLYVIEVTFKTVRSNMWTSAFETAASMILATEKVGQALFGWKPTGRKDPLVLDLDGNGISFTIQEASRASFDIDKDGFAEPVGWIGGDDGFLVRDLNGNGRIDDVGEMFGNDTASGFQRLAQFDGNHDGKVSALDDGLVDFNGDGVIDASDTLGSLKVWVDANENGITDAGELHSLADYNIVAISTAATPSSYTDGADTISETGTFIRADGTTGLAADVQLETDNSNTKWLGDSTVSDAAASRPNLKGFGTLTDLHVAMTLKPTLINVVDAALPTMATVSLSALREAVRPILYAWQAAVPVPVGTPGTEATEDFHFVGATNEKGAQVYDFIIKKTDDAGTYYVYASGQPVYAKDEMQKTIILARPTLEQILNSVPQQGSWQTLTAADIAFLERFTGERLGFGVATNPSADVIQRVADAVTAGWNELNRLAIRVAMQGELKPFFAGITYDVATDTFKPTTDQQFAPMLEQIFQHTPADPTAAGTYLERWKDLIGMMLPDFQRDDQGRQITDAYLFANIVNAYENDPVNLSLQAVADKLFDIPASELVIGNGNLTGGDTTDDIFYLNASDQVVQGQGGRDAYVVGTNFGHDVIQDVWQGLGDNQEDAIWFAHLNVSDLTFKRDGLDLVITQNGTDNQIRVIDEFAGRRPGLVTAYQDFDKSIEVIKFADGTTWGKLDLANAVGMPSYATDDTLMGTPDADVLNGGLGTDYMSGGDGGDTYIFGRGDGHDTIEDKQGWIWGELPDFLRFGEGITLDDLSFQRDGNSDDLTIAINGTDDAVTVKGQFGVGYGLLNTMVDRIEYFTFADGSYVGWEDVIQSMDASAGTDGNDVIYGFSYADTLRGGKGDDVIDGGREDDTYIYARGDGNDTIIDGPDAQTSAFDTLVLKGVSAADVSLVRDGNDLRLVFAESAAGAGDAGSVLLKDELDDWFARGIEQVKFDDGTVWTRNDLRLKLLAQVSTDGNDIIVGYNTNDVITGGKGDDALAGGAGDDTYIYNRGDGHDVITEVTSGNYSTIDTLRLKGISPASISFSRNGNDLTLVINESVTGANDGGSILLKDELGDWFSQGVENIVFDDGTTWDQNYLRTTALSQAFTPGDDVINGFNTNDILIGGRGNDTLNGGAGDDTYIYARGDGNDTIIDGPAGNNSTFDTLRLQGIDPVAIGFVRNGNDLTLVIAESAPGAGDGGSILIKQTLDDWFSQGIEKVLFDNGTVWTQNDLRLKVLAQSSTAGNDVIDGFNTNDVITGGRGDDVMSGGSGDDTYVYNRGDGNDTIIEGTVGNASSYDTVKLQGVESSDVRLARNGNDLTLVIAESAPGAGDGGSILIKQTFEDWFSQGIERVAFDDGTIWTQNDLRLKWIAQNETAGADTVTGFNGADVLDGGAGNDLLQGGSGNDTYVFGRGYGSDTISDSGDGADRVLFKADVSPADVRLETDGTNILVRLADSDDTLTILNWFNSNSEVATFEFSDGTVWQATEILNRAYGGNGTNVISAGNDTFVGTRSADVIDGLAGDDILIGRGGGDTYRIYAGGGNDTIIESEEGWTTDVVQLVGLNAGDVTLSRVNADLVIRINATGETTVVRSHFVSTDRGIEQLAFADGTSWSRSQIQAAAWFTGTAGADTITGTNGDDVIQGNGGDDVLIGAGGSDTYHYASGDGSDIIRDIGAGYDTDVLLLKDLNRGQVTLSRSAADQNDLLITVNATGAVITVDDQLLGGGTGLEKLQFADGTYLDRAGIANAVPVVMSGTSGADTLNGDNNPNMILGLDGNDSIYGRDGNDILVGGTGNDYLEGGNGNDTYQFNLGDGQDTILDNGWTGDVDVLNFGAGIRPADVVVTQVNNGSDLLLSITGTADSILLRNQLNGWGTWSGVDEVHFADGTVWNRQALVVQSTLANAGNDTFYGDLNANILSGGAGNDSLYGRDGNDVLAGGTGNDYLEGGNGNDVYLFDLGDGQDTVLDNGGSGELDVLNFGAGIGAGNVVVSQANNGSDILLSISGTTDAVFLRNQLNGWAAWSGVDEVHFADGTVWDRATLLQLSMAANSGNDSFYGDFNANALFGGAGNDSLYGRDGNDVLAGGTGNDYLEGGVGNDTYQFNLGDGQDTILDNGGSWDVDVLNFGAGINAGNVVVSQANNGSDILLSISGTTDAVFLRNQLNGWAAYSGADEVHFTDGTVWDRATLWQLSTQANTGNDSFYGDFNANSLFGGAGNDNLYGRDGNDVLAGGTGNDYLEGGVGNDSYLFNRGDGQDTILDNGGSGDLDALILGAGISVGDVVVSQANNGSDLLLSISGTTDTILLKNQLNSWDAWSGADEVHFADGTIWNRAALLAHSTLANGGDDTFFGDFNANTLSGGAGNDSLYGRDGNDFLDGGPGNDYLNGGNGTDTYIYSSAGGDDVIEDNTSDNVLAMQDIASTSVLLSRSGNGADLVIENVSTGKTVLVKGQFSSGVLATVSFSDGVSWSAQTIGSIVASQPAFIGTDAADTFTGTANAETIDGRGGNDTLNGGGGADTYLYRVGSGNDVIQEAATNSGTDVVRLVGLSPNDVDIARSGTDLLIRILSSGETVTVKDQFVGSGTVVELLQFDASGTVIDLRNNAAPTVTITSAAETSNVAVQTITGTVTAGGIGKVVGQTVILTDNGVTLGTATVQADGSFSATVTLPNQGSNAIVASVTDGLGNTGASAAVVDFLYSTPPTVAITGVSHGGYGASQSISGTVVAAGAAVVTGQTVTLTDNGVTLGTATVQANGSFSLNVALPNVAGNTIVATVADSYGNKGRSAAVVDSYAGILPTIRGTIAGQITTSEAAVHPFSTVTIDDLNVGATDTLTITLNGGGGTLSGTGVSGGNGVYTLSGSAAAITGQLRALTFTPTAGAPNSSTTTTFTLSDSSTGYVAPSYGGPGVIYTFNKDNGNPVGGLTIDAAGNLFGTTVTSGQIFELAKSGTGWSSTLTPLAGVGSAGSLLMDSAGNLFGGTMATSNSGGTVYELVKNGSGWNSSVTVLATFNSATMGSSPSSPIKDAAGNLLGTTQIGGPGGRGTVYEIVKTGNGYSSTPVVLAAFNNANGQLPFGQLILDSAGNVFGASATTVFEIPKTASGYGSMVVLASDIYCAGGLMMDPQGNLFGVQTTGGAYNNGGVYELVKTSSGYGAATLVASFPTSFSSPAGPLVMDGAGNLYGSAGTSSVFGRGSIFKVVKTGSGYNSTASAMTSFAGFNGLFPGPIIMDAAGNLLGEAQGGGANSSGVIFKVTNGSSVAVDAAAVDATTTVVDVDPPAVSAITVATASDASLVGVGGLAAISSYAFTAQDPAPAATTTFDADRQLSQLVQAMAGYGADGQGVGVAPAALASALNDAALQNALAVAS, from the coding sequence ACGGTGCGGATACCATCTCGGAGACGGGAACGTTCATCCGGGCTGACGGCACGACCGGATTGGCCGCGGACGTCCAGCTCGAAACCGACAACAGCAACACCAAATGGCTGGGCGACTCGACAGTCAGCGATGCCGCGGCGAGCCGGCCGAACCTCAAGGGTTTTGGCACGCTGACCGATCTGCACGTCGCGATGACGCTGAAACCGACCCTGATCAACGTGGTTGACGCGGCGCTGCCCACAATGGCAACTGTGTCGCTCTCGGCGTTGCGTGAGGCGGTTCGTCCGATCCTCTATGCGTGGCAGGCGGCTGTTCCGGTGCCGGTGGGGACACCGGGCACCGAGGCGACAGAGGATTTTCATTTCGTTGGTGCCACCAATGAAAAGGGCGCCCAAGTATACGATTTCATCATCAAGAAGACGGACGACGCGGGAACCTATTACGTCTATGCCAGCGGTCAGCCGGTGTATGCCAAAGACGAGATGCAGAAGACGATCATTCTCGCGCGGCCGACGCTCGAGCAGATCCTGAACAGCGTGCCCCAGCAGGGCAGCTGGCAGACGTTGACGGCAGCAGACATCGCCTTCCTCGAGCGCTTCACTGGCGAGCGGCTCGGCTTCGGCGTTGCCACCAATCCAAGCGCGGATGTTATCCAGCGCGTTGCCGACGCGGTGACCGCTGGCTGGAACGAGCTGAACAGGCTCGCGATCCGGGTTGCGATGCAGGGCGAACTGAAGCCGTTCTTCGCTGGCATCACCTACGATGTCGCGACCGACACCTTCAAGCCGACCACCGATCAGCAGTTTGCGCCGATGCTGGAGCAGATCTTCCAGCACACGCCAGCCGATCCGACGGCCGCCGGCACCTATCTGGAGCGCTGGAAGGACCTCATCGGCATGATGCTGCCGGACTTCCAGCGTGACGACCAGGGACGGCAGATCACCGACGCCTATCTGTTCGCCAACATCGTCAATGCCTATGAGAACGATCCGGTCAACCTGTCACTGCAGGCGGTCGCGGACAAGCTGTTCGATATTCCGGCCTCGGAGCTGGTGATCGGCAACGGCAATCTGACCGGCGGCGACACGACAGACGACATCTTCTATCTCAACGCCTCCGACCAGGTCGTGCAGGGGCAGGGCGGCCGCGACGCCTATGTGGTCGGCACCAATTTCGGCCACGACGTCATTCAGGACGTCTGGCAAGGGCTCGGCGACAACCAGGAGGATGCGATCTGGTTCGCCCACCTCAACGTCTCCGATCTCACCTTCAAGCGCGACGGGCTCGATCTCGTCATCACCCAGAACGGCACCGACAACCAGATCCGGGTCATCGACGAGTTCGCCGGGCGCCGGCCGGGCCTGGTCACGGCCTATCAGGATTTCGACAAGTCGATCGAGGTGATCAAGTTCGCCGACGGCACGACCTGGGGCAAGCTCGACCTCGCCAATGCCGTGGGCATGCCGTCCTACGCCACCGATGACACGCTGATGGGAACGCCTGACGCCGACGTGCTCAATGGCGGCCTCGGCACCGACTACATGTCGGGCGGCGACGGCGGCGACACCTACATCTTCGGCCGCGGTGACGGCCATGACACGATCGAGGACAAGCAGGGCTGGATCTGGGGAGAATTGCCCGACTTCCTCCGCTTCGGCGAGGGCATCACGCTCGACGATCTGTCGTTCCAGCGGGATGGCAATTCCGACGACCTGACCATCGCGATCAACGGCACCGACGACGCCGTGACCGTCAAGGGACAGTTCGGCGTCGGCTACGGCCTGCTGAACACCATGGTCGACCGCATCGAATACTTCACCTTTGCCGACGGCAGCTATGTCGGCTGGGAGGACGTGATCCAGAGCATGGACGCCAGTGCCGGCACAGACGGCAACGACGTCATCTATGGCTTTTCCTATGCCGACACGCTGCGCGGCGGCAAGGGTGACGACGTCATCGACGGTGGCCGGGAGGACGATACCTACATCTATGCCCGCGGCGACGGCAACGACACCATCATCGATGGTCCCGATGCGCAGACCTCCGCGTTCGACACGCTGGTGCTGAAGGGCGTCAGCGCCGCCGACGTGAGTCTGGTCCGCGACGGCAACGATTTGCGGCTGGTGTTCGCCGAGAGCGCAGCTGGGGCCGGCGACGCCGGCTCGGTCCTGCTCAAGGACGAGCTCGACGACTGGTTCGCGCGCGGCATCGAGCAGGTCAAGTTCGACGACGGCACGGTGTGGACCCGGAACGATCTGCGGCTGAAGCTGCTGGCCCAAGTATCGACCGATGGCAACGACATCATCGTCGGCTACAACACCAATGACGTCATCACGGGGGGCAAGGGCGACGATGCGCTGGCTGGCGGCGCCGGCGACGACACCTACATCTACAACCGCGGCGACGGCCACGACGTCATCACCGAGGTCACGAGCGGCAACTACAGCACGATCGATACGCTGAGGTTGAAGGGCATCAGCCCGGCGAGCATCTCGTTCAGCCGTAACGGCAACGACCTCACGCTCGTCATCAACGAAAGCGTGACCGGCGCCAATGACGGCGGCTCGATCCTGCTCAAGGACGAACTCGGCGACTGGTTCAGCCAGGGCGTCGAAAACATCGTGTTCGACGACGGCACGACCTGGGATCAGAACTATTTGCGTACGACGGCGCTGTCCCAGGCGTTCACGCCGGGCGACGACGTCATCAATGGCTTCAACACTAATGACATCCTGATCGGCGGGCGCGGCAACGATACGCTGAACGGCGGCGCCGGCGACGACACCTATATCTATGCCCGCGGCGATGGCAACGACACCATCATCGACGGGCCGGCCGGCAACAACTCGACCTTCGACACCTTGCGCCTGCAAGGCATCGATCCCGTCGCGATCGGCTTCGTCCGCAACGGCAACGATCTGACGCTGGTGATTGCCGAGAGCGCGCCGGGCGCTGGCGACGGCGGCTCGATCCTGATCAAGCAGACGCTGGACGATTGGTTCAGCCAGGGTATCGAGAAGGTCCTGTTCGACAACGGCACGGTGTGGACGCAGAATGATCTGCGGCTGAAGGTGCTGGCGCAGTCTTCGACTGCGGGTAACGACGTCATCGACGGCTTCAACACCAACGATGTCATCACTGGCGGGCGCGGTGACGATGTGATGTCGGGCGGGAGCGGCGACGACACCTATGTCTACAACCGCGGCGATGGCAACGACACCATCATCGAGGGAACGGTCGGCAACGCCTCCAGCTACGACACCGTGAAGCTCCAGGGCGTCGAATCGTCCGATGTCAGGCTCGCGCGCAACGGCAATGACCTGACGTTGGTCATCGCTGAGAGCGCGCCCGGTGCGGGCGACGGCGGCTCGATCCTGATCAAGCAGACGTTCGAAGACTGGTTCAGCCAGGGCATCGAGCGGGTCGCGTTCGATGACGGTACGATCTGGACGCAGAACGATCTGCGCCTGAAATGGATTGCCCAGAATGAGACCGCGGGAGCCGATACCGTCACCGGCTTCAACGGAGCCGACGTCCTGGACGGCGGCGCCGGCAACGACCTGCTGCAGGGCGGCAGCGGCAACGACACCTATGTGTTCGGACGTGGCTACGGCTCCGATACGATCAGCGACAGCGGCGACGGCGCCGATCGCGTTCTGTTCAAGGCCGACGTGTCGCCGGCCGACGTGCGTCTGGAGACGGACGGCACGAACATCCTGGTGCGACTGGCCGACTCCGACGACACTTTGACGATTCTGAACTGGTTCAATTCGAACTCGGAAGTCGCGACCTTCGAATTCTCCGACGGGACGGTGTGGCAAGCCACGGAGATCCTGAACCGAGCCTATGGCGGCAACGGCACCAACGTCATCTCGGCCGGCAACGATACGTTCGTCGGAACGCGATCCGCCGATGTGATCGACGGACTGGCTGGAGACGACATCCTGATCGGTCGCGGCGGGGGCGATACCTATCGGATCTATGCCGGAGGCGGCAACGATACGATCATCGAGAGCGAGGAGGGCTGGACGACCGACGTGGTTCAGCTCGTCGGGCTGAATGCTGGCGATGTCACGCTGTCGCGCGTCAATGCCGACCTGGTGATTCGTATCAACGCGACCGGCGAGACCACGGTCGTTCGGTCGCATTTCGTCTCGACGGACCGTGGCATCGAACAGCTCGCCTTCGCTGACGGCACCAGCTGGAGCCGGTCGCAGATCCAGGCCGCAGCTTGGTTCACGGGAACGGCCGGCGCCGACACGATCACCGGCACCAATGGCGACGACGTGATTCAAGGCAATGGCGGCGACGACGTCCTGATCGGGGCAGGCGGCAGCGATACCTATCACTACGCATCCGGCGACGGCAGCGACATCATCCGCGATATCGGCGCGGGGTACGATACGGATGTCCTGCTGCTCAAGGATCTCAACCGCGGCCAGGTGACGCTGTCGCGCTCCGCAGCCGATCAGAACGATCTGCTGATCACCGTCAATGCCACCGGGGCCGTCATCACCGTCGATGATCAGTTGCTCGGCGGCGGCACGGGTCTCGAGAAGCTGCAGTTTGCCGATGGCACGTATCTCGACCGCGCCGGTATCGCGAATGCGGTGCCGGTCGTGATGTCGGGCACCTCCGGGGCCGATACGCTGAATGGCGACAACAACCCGAACATGATCCTTGGCCTCGACGGCAACGACAGCATCTACGGCCGTGACGGCAACGACATCCTGGTCGGCGGGACGGGCAACGACTACCTCGAAGGCGGCAATGGAAACGACACCTATCAGTTCAACCTTGGCGATGGACAGGACACCATCCTCGACAATGGCTGGACGGGTGATGTCGACGTCCTGAATTTCGGCGCCGGCATTCGGCCGGCCGATGTCGTCGTCACGCAGGTCAACAATGGCAGCGATCTGCTGCTGTCGATCACAGGGACGGCCGACAGCATCCTGCTGCGCAACCAGCTGAACGGTTGGGGCACATGGAGCGGCGTGGACGAGGTCCATTTTGCCGACGGCACGGTGTGGAATCGCCAGGCGCTGGTCGTGCAGTCGACGCTGGCCAATGCGGGCAACGACACGTTCTACGGTGATCTCAACGCCAACATTCTGTCCGGCGGCGCGGGCAACGACAGTCTCTATGGTCGCGACGGCAATGACGTCCTCGCCGGCGGCACCGGCAACGACTATCTCGAGGGCGGCAACGGCAATGACGTCTACCTGTTCGATCTCGGCGATGGTCAGGACACCGTCCTCGACAATGGCGGCTCCGGAGAGCTCGACGTCCTGAATTTCGGCGCCGGCATCGGCGCCGGCAACGTCGTCGTGAGTCAGGCCAACAACGGCAGTGATATTCTGCTGTCGATCTCCGGGACGACGGATGCGGTCTTCCTGAGGAACCAGCTCAATGGCTGGGCGGCCTGGAGCGGCGTCGACGAGGTTCATTTCGCCGACGGCACGGTGTGGGATCGGGCGACGCTGCTGCAGCTCTCGATGGCCGCGAATTCCGGCAACGACAGCTTCTACGGCGATTTCAACGCCAACGCGCTGTTCGGCGGCGCAGGCAACGACAGTCTCTATGGTCGCGACGGCAACGACGTCCTCGCCGGCGGCACCGGCAACGACTACCTGGAAGGCGGCGTCGGCAACGACACCTATCAGTTCAACCTTGGCGATGGCCAGGACACGATTCTCGACAATGGCGGTTCGTGGGATGTCGACGTTCTGAACTTCGGTGCCGGGATCAATGCCGGCAACGTGGTCGTCAGCCAGGCCAACAACGGCAGTGATATTCTGCTGTCCATTTCGGGAACGACCGATGCGGTCTTCCTGAGGAACCAGCTCAACGGCTGGGCGGCCTATAGCGGAGCCGACGAGGTTCATTTCACGGACGGGACGGTGTGGGATCGCGCGACGCTCTGGCAGCTCTCGACCCAGGCGAACACTGGCAACGACAGTTTCTATGGCGACTTCAACGCCAACTCTCTGTTTGGCGGTGCCGGCAATGATAACCTCTATGGCCGCGACGGCAATGATGTGCTGGCCGGCGGCACCGGCAACGACTACCTGGAGGGCGGCGTCGGCAACGACAGCTATCTGTTCAACCGCGGCGATGGCCAGGACACGATCCTGGACAACGGTGGCTCCGGCGATCTCGATGCCCTGATTCTGGGCGCGGGCATCTCCGTCGGCGACGTCGTCGTATCGCAGGCGAACAATGGCAGCGACCTGTTGCTGTCGATTTCCGGTACGACCGACACGATCCTGCTCAAGAATCAGTTGAACAGCTGGGATGCCTGGAGCGGAGCGGATGAAGTCCATTTTGCCGATGGCACGATCTGGAATCGTGCCGCGCTCCTTGCCCACTCCACGCTGGCGAATGGCGGTGACGATACATTCTTTGGCGATTTCAACGCCAACACGCTGTCCGGAGGCGCCGGCAACGACAGCCTCTATGGCCGCGACGGCAATGATTTTTTGGACGGCGGTCCGGGCAATGACTATCTGAACGGCGGCAACGGGACTGACACCTACATCTACAGCTCGGCCGGCGGCGACGACGTGATCGAGGACAATACGAGCGACAACGTGCTCGCGATGCAGGACATCGCCTCGACCTCGGTACTGCTGAGCCGGTCGGGCAATGGTGCTGATCTCGTGATCGAGAACGTGTCGACCGGCAAGACGGTTCTCGTGAAGGGGCAGTTCAGCAGCGGCGTGCTTGCGACCGTGAGCTTCAGCGACGGCGTGAGCTGGTCCGCGCAGACCATCGGCAGCATCGTTGCGAGTCAGCCCGCGTTCATCGGCACGGACGCGGCCGACACGTTCACTGGAACGGCAAACGCCGAGACGATCGACGGCCGCGGCGGCAACGATACGCTCAATGGCGGCGGCGGCGCGGATACGTACCTCTATCGGGTCGGCTCCGGAAACGACGTGATCCAGGAGGCGGCGACGAACAGCGGCACCGACGTCGTGCGACTGGTCGGGCTGAGCCCGAACGACGTCGACATCGCGCGAAGCGGGACCGATCTTCTGATCCGCATCCTGTCGAGTGGCGAGACGGTCACCGTCAAGGACCAGTTCGTTGGCTCCGGCACCGTGGTCGAGCTGCTTCAATTCGACGCCAGCGGCACGGTGATCGACCTGCGCAACAACGCGGCGCCGACGGTGACGATCACGAGCGCAGCTGAAACCAGCAACGTGGCGGTCCAGACCATCACCGGCACGGTCACCGCTGGCGGCATCGGCAAGGTCGTGGGGCAGACCGTCATTCTGACGGACAATGGTGTCACGCTCGGAACGGCCACCGTGCAGGCGGATGGCAGCTTCTCGGCGACGGTGACCTTGCCGAACCAGGGCAGCAACGCCATCGTCGCCAGCGTGACGGACGGTCTTGGCAATACCGGCGCCAGCGCGGCTGTGGTCGACTTCCTCTACAGCACACCGCCGACGGTTGCTATCACCGGCGTCTCGCATGGCGGCTACGGCGCGAGCCAGAGCATCTCCGGGACGGTGGTGGCTGCCGGAGCGGCCGTGGTGACCGGTCAGACCGTCACCCTGACCGACAATGGGGTGACATTGGGGACGGCGACGGTGCAAGCCAATGGCAGCTTCTCCCTCAACGTCGCGCTGCCGAACGTGGCCGGCAATACGATCGTCGCAACTGTCGCGGACAGCTACGGCAACAAGGGTCGCAGTGCTGCCGTCGTCGACAGCTACGCTGGCATCCTCCCGACGATCCGCGGCACGATCGCCGGCCAGATCACGACATCGGAGGCAGCGGTTCATCCGTTCAGCACGGTGACGATCGACGATCTGAACGTCGGCGCGACGGACACCCTGACCATCACCTTGAATGGCGGCGGCGGCACCCTGTCCGGCACGGGCGTGAGCGGCGGGAACGGCGTCTACACCTTGTCGGGCAGCGCGGCCGCGATCACCGGCCAGCTCAGGGCCTTGACGTTCACCCCAACCGCAGGTGCACCGAACAGCAGCACGACCACCACGTTCACGTTGTCGGACAGCAGCACCGGCTATGTCGCGCCCAGCTACGGCGGCCCGGGGGTGATCTACACGTTCAACAAGGACAACGGAAATCCGGTCGGTGGCTTGACCATCGACGCGGCCGGCAACCTGTTCGGCACAACGGTAACGAGCGGCCAGATCTTCGAGCTGGCCAAGAGCGGAACCGGCTGGAGCAGCACGCTGACGCCGCTCGCGGGCGTCGGTTCGGCGGGCAGCTTGTTGATGGATTCGGCCGGAAACCTGTTTGGCGGGACGATGGCCACGAGCAACAGCGGCGGCACGGTGTACGAGCTCGTCAAGAATGGCAGCGGCTGGAACAGCAGCGTGACCGTCCTGGCGACCTTCAACTCCGCAACGATGGGGTCGTCTCCGTCCAGCCCGATCAAGGACGCGGCCGGCAACCTGCTCGGCACGACGCAGATTGGCGGACCCGGCGGCCGCGGCACCGTGTACGAGATCGTCAAGACCGGCAACGGCTACAGCAGCACGCCGGTCGTGTTGGCCGCGTTCAACAACGCCAACGGACAGCTTCCCTTCGGCCAGCTGATCCTCGACTCCGCAGGCAATGTGTTTGGGGCGTCGGCGACCACCGTGTTCGAGATCCCCAAGACCGCCAGTGGCTATGGCAGCATGGTCGTGCTTGCCAGTGACATCTATTGCGCGGGGGGCCTGATGATGGATCCGCAAGGCAATCTGTTCGGCGTTCAGACCACCGGCGGGGCCTACAACAATGGCGGCGTGTACGAGCTGGTGAAGACGAGCAGCGGCTACGGCGCGGCCACGCTCGTGGCCTCGTTCCCCACCAGCTTCTCGTCTCCGGCCGGACCGCTGGTGATGGATGGCGCGGGGAACCTGTATGGCTCGGCGGGCACGAGCAGCGTCTTCGGCCGCGGCAGCATCTTCAAGGTCGTCAAGACGGGTTCCGGCTACAACAGCACGGCGTCGGCCATGACGAGCTTCGCCGGCTTCAACGGCCTGTTTCCCGGCCCCATCATCATGGATGCCGCCGGCAATCTGCTCGGGGAAGCCCAGGGCGGCGGTGCGAACAGCTCCGGCGTGATCTTCAAGGTCACCAACGGGTCCTCCGTTGCCGTCGATGCCGCCGCGGTCGACGCCACGACGACCGTGGTCGATGTCGATCCGCCTGCGGTCTCCGCCATCACCGTGGCGACCGCATCGGATGCGAGCCTGGTCGGAGTCGGCGGCCTCGCGGCGATCTCCAGCTATGCCTTCACGGCGCAGGATCCGGCGCCGGCCGCGACGACGACGTTCGATGCCGACAGGCAGCTCTCGCAGCTCGTGCAAGCGATGGCCGGCTATGGGGCGGATGGTCAAGGGGTCGGCGTTGCCCCGGCCGCGTTGGCATCCGCGCTCAATGATGCCGCCCTGCAGAACGCACTGGCTGTCGCGTCGTAG